A single Tuberibacillus sp. Marseille-P3662 DNA region contains:
- a CDS encoding SPFH domain-containing protein — protein MQESKAWAMNGFLGILVMVVLAGGGVYSLLQEQVIPGILLVVVAIVLVSGITIVQPNQSVVVLFLGKYMGSIREAGIFMTIPFTIRRTISLRVRNFNSKRLKVNDVEGNPVEIAAVIVFKVVDAAKAVFDVDQYEEFVEIQSETAIRHVATKYPYDTFEDVKLTLRGNAQEVSHELTTELQERLKVAGVEVIETRLTHLAYSTEIAQAMLQRQQASAIISARKQIVDGAVGMAQDAIKRLETDGVIDLDDERRVTMINNLLVSIVSENGSQPVVNTGSLYQ, from the coding sequence ATGCAGGAAAGCAAAGCGTGGGCGATGAATGGGTTTCTCGGAATATTGGTGATGGTTGTTTTGGCCGGAGGCGGGGTGTATAGTTTACTCCAAGAACAAGTGATACCAGGTATTTTGCTCGTCGTTGTGGCCATTGTTTTAGTTTCAGGGATCACAATTGTTCAACCTAATCAATCGGTTGTGGTGCTTTTTCTCGGCAAATACATGGGAAGTATCCGTGAAGCGGGGATTTTCATGACGATCCCCTTTACAATCCGTCGGACGATTTCTTTGCGGGTCAGAAATTTTAACAGTAAGCGTCTAAAAGTGAACGATGTTGAGGGTAATCCGGTAGAAATTGCTGCGGTTATTGTTTTCAAAGTGGTTGATGCGGCTAAGGCAGTATTTGATGTTGATCAATATGAAGAATTTGTGGAAATTCAGAGTGAGACCGCAATCCGACATGTGGCAACTAAATATCCCTATGATACGTTTGAAGATGTTAAACTAACCTTGAGAGGCAATGCTCAAGAAGTGTCGCATGAACTGACAACAGAGTTACAAGAACGTCTTAAGGTTGCAGGTGTTGAAGTGATTGAGACACGCTTGACTCACTTAGCGTATTCGACGGAAATCGCCCAAGCGATGTTGCAAAGACAGCAAGCATCGGCGATCATTTCCGCCCGGAAGCAAATTGTCGATGGAGCTGTCGGTATGGCCCAAGATGCGATCAAACGGCTAGAGACAGATGGTGTGATTGATCTTGATGATGAACGACGCGTAACAATGATTAACAATCTGCTTGTGTCTATTGTGTCTGAAAACGGCTCGCAACCCGTTGTCAATACAGGCAGTCTCTATCAATAA
- a CDS encoding arsenic transporter, translating to MSDYLLLFALTVFSLSIFFMIWNPWRLSETVPTAIGAGIYLLFGIVPLYDVLEIFNIVRGASITIISTIAMSIVLESIGFFHWVAFNIVKRAKCSGIKLFLYINSLCYLMTLFFNNDGSILITTPIIIRTVNMLNLKPHQKIAYLLPGALTATAASAPIAISNIANLIALKIVGLDINSYVALMFVPSMIGIVTICFLLYLYFRRDIPKTLPNVQLSIDNYNLYSRSFPHPLSDQQEETQVDWWMFRLCLLVIVITRGTFFILSPLGVPIEWIALSGAFILIMLRWYRNNIGVRDVIRRTPWHILLFAFSMYILVYGLKNIGLTVILVNHLTESIQSNPILSIFTMGGLITLFSNVFNNLPAVMIGTLTLTEMSLDPQTLQIAYLANIIGSDIGSLLTPVGTLATLLWMFILKENDIPINWKQYFKVTIFIIPIGLLVSLTSLYYWTNFIMN from the coding sequence ATGTCTGACTATCTTTTATTATTTGCATTAACTGTATTCTCTTTATCTATTTTTTTTATGATATGGAATCCCTGGAGACTTAGCGAAACAGTTCCAACAGCCATTGGAGCCGGTATTTATTTGCTTTTCGGCATCGTCCCTCTTTATGATGTTTTAGAAATATTTAATATAGTGCGCGGTGCTTCTATTACCATCATCTCTACTATAGCTATGTCTATTGTTTTGGAAAGTATCGGTTTTTTCCATTGGGTCGCTTTTAACATTGTCAAGCGAGCTAAATGTTCGGGAATTAAATTGTTTCTCTATATTAATAGTCTATGTTATTTAATGACACTCTTTTTTAATAATGATGGCAGCATATTAATTACAACACCCATTATTATTAGAACGGTTAATATGCTTAATTTAAAACCACATCAAAAAATCGCCTACCTACTCCCAGGAGCTCTTACTGCCACTGCCGCAAGCGCTCCCATTGCTATTAGTAATATCGCTAATTTAATCGCACTAAAAATTGTTGGTCTCGATATTAATAGTTACGTTGCTTTAATGTTTGTCCCTTCAATGATAGGAATTGTAACCATCTGTTTTCTGTTATACCTTTACTTCCGAAGAGATATTCCAAAAACACTTCCCAATGTACAACTAAGTATAGACAATTATAATCTTTATTCCCGCTCGTTCCCGCATCCATTATCAGATCAGCAAGAGGAAACACAAGTAGATTGGTGGATGTTTAGGTTATGTCTGCTTGTAATCGTTATTACTAGAGGGACATTTTTTATATTATCACCATTAGGAGTGCCTATCGAATGGATTGCATTGAGTGGTGCCTTTATACTCATTATGCTTCGCTGGTATCGCAACAACATCGGTGTACGCGACGTTATTAGAAGAACACCCTGGCACATCCTGTTATTCGCCTTTAGTATGTATATCCTTGTATATGGGCTAAAAAATATTGGTTTAACAGTCATACTCGTCAACCACCTTACAGAATCCATTCAGTCAAATCCTATTTTATCTATATTTACGATGGGAGGCTTAATCACTTTATTTTCAAACGTTTTCAATAATTTACCAGCTGTTATGATCGGCACCCTTACTCTCACTGAAATGAGCCTAGATCCTCAAACACTGCAGATCGCGTATCTTGCTAATATTATTGGTAGTGATATAGGGTCACTCCTTACTCCGGTTGGCACCCTAGCAACTTTATTATGGATGTTTATTCTAAAAGAAAACGACATTCCAATTAATTGGAAGCAATATTTTAAAGTGACGATTTTCATTATTCCAATAGGATTACTTGTTAGTCTAACAAGTTTATATTATTGGACCAATTTTATCATGAATTAA
- a CDS encoding glycine betaine uptake BCCT transporter, whose translation MKKGKLTTVFIISVIMSFAFVLWGAFAPDNLSNVTTTIQTFLQLKFGWFYLISSSIFLIFSIYLIFSRWGKIRLGKDDDQPEYSLISWFGMLFSAGMGIGLVFWGVSEPLSHYAVPPFGEPKSEQAAKLALRYSFFHWGLHPWGIYTVIALSLAYFKFRKGVPGVISATFQPLLGDKIHGPIGKIIDIIAVFATIFGVATSLGLGAIQISSGVSYISDIPKTTGVQFIIILIVTVLFMLSAISGLGRGIKWLSNTNILLAGLLMVFLLFAGPTNFLLNYFTSTLGSYLQNLPKMSFRLAPFDEQSGQWIQDWTIFYWAWWIAWSPFVGTFIARVSRGRTIREFVIGVLAVPTIFSALWFAVFGGSGVYLDKFLGNDVSSVVQKQYEIGLFAVLDYFPMSTVMTLIAILLISSFFITSADSATFVLGMQTSNGKLNPSLAIKLCWGVIQSAAAAVLLFSGGLNALQTASIISAFPFAFILLFMIVSLVKALKEEQPKQRRY comes from the coding sequence ATGAAAAAAGGGAAACTGACCACAGTCTTTATTATTTCTGTCATAATGTCTTTTGCTTTTGTATTATGGGGAGCGTTTGCGCCCGACAATCTTAGCAATGTGACAACAACGATTCAGACTTTTTTACAACTAAAATTTGGCTGGTTTTATTTAATTTCCAGCAGTATTTTTCTTATTTTCTCCATATATTTGATTTTCTCACGTTGGGGTAAAATCAGATTAGGAAAAGATGATGATCAACCTGAATACAGTCTTATTAGTTGGTTCGGGATGTTATTCAGTGCCGGCATGGGTATTGGATTGGTGTTCTGGGGGGTTTCTGAACCTCTATCGCACTATGCGGTTCCGCCTTTTGGTGAGCCGAAATCAGAACAAGCCGCTAAACTAGCGCTAAGATACTCTTTCTTCCATTGGGGATTGCATCCATGGGGAATTTACACGGTCATTGCCTTATCACTTGCGTACTTTAAGTTTAGAAAAGGCGTTCCAGGTGTGATCAGTGCAACATTTCAACCCCTTTTAGGCGATAAAATTCATGGTCCTATCGGGAAAATCATTGACATTATCGCCGTCTTTGCAACAATATTCGGTGTCGCAACGTCACTGGGATTGGGTGCCATTCAAATCAGCAGTGGTGTTTCTTATATCAGTGATATTCCAAAAACAACGGGTGTTCAATTCATCATCATATTAATTGTGACTGTTTTGTTCATGTTATCGGCCATTTCCGGTCTTGGCCGAGGGATTAAATGGTTAAGTAACACCAATATTTTGCTCGCTGGCTTGCTTATGGTTTTCCTATTGTTCGCTGGACCGACGAATTTCTTGTTGAACTACTTCACATCAACACTGGGCAGTTATTTGCAAAACTTGCCAAAAATGAGTTTTCGGTTAGCCCCATTTGATGAACAGTCAGGCCAATGGATTCAAGACTGGACGATTTTCTATTGGGCATGGTGGATTGCTTGGTCACCCTTCGTTGGAACGTTCATTGCCCGTGTATCCAGGGGAAGAACCATCCGTGAATTTGTCATTGGTGTCTTGGCCGTCCCCACCATCTTTAGTGCACTATGGTTCGCTGTATTCGGCGGTTCCGGTGTGTATTTGGATAAATTCTTAGGAAACGACGTTTCATCTGTCGTTCAAAAGCAGTATGAAATCGGTCTGTTCGCAGTCTTAGATTACTTCCCAATGTCAACAGTGATGACGCTAATAGCCATTCTTTTGATTAGCTCGTTCTTCATCACTTCAGCTGACTCAGCGACCTTTGTTCTCGGTATGCAGACATCGAATGGTAAGTTAAATCCTTCTCTAGCCATTAAACTTTGCTGGGGGGTCATCCAATCAGCGGCAGCCGCTGTACTCTTGTTCTCAGGGGGACTGAATGCTTTACAAACCGCCTCAATTATTTCGGCATTTCCATTTGCATTTATCTTGCTGTTCATGATCGTTTCCCTAGTCAAAGCGTTAAAAGAAGAACAACCAAAGCAAAGACGCTACTAA
- a CDS encoding CotH kinase family protein, translating into MGIQKEVPTYDISISPSDLKKLRSDIWSDQMVQASLSFDNVIYDAEIGYRGAHIRKFPKKSFQCHFDEKRTIHLNAEYVDATLLRNKLSLDFFSSIGVLSPSTHYVNLVINEAYQGIYLQIESVDKHFLESRGRSYGPIWYAEDDDANFSLMSPIDYDVKQSFDDGYSRKEGHEKDDIFLKELIYKINTMSRSEFEKNIERYINIDKYLRWLSGVVCTQNFDGFIHNYALYRDTESGLFELIPWDFDATWGRDINGEELDYDYIPIKGYNTLTARVLDVPAFRKHYGRLLKNILNDQFTTEFLNPQIKGIHGMLRPYVLQDPYIKTFINAYDEEPQFIMNFIKSRNKYLRSQLSKLT; encoded by the coding sequence ATGGGTATTCAAAAAGAAGTACCAACATACGATATCTCAATATCTCCAAGTGATTTAAAAAAATTACGTAGTGATATTTGGTCTGATCAAATGGTTCAAGCTAGCCTTAGTTTCGATAATGTAATTTATGATGCGGAAATAGGATACAGAGGTGCGCATATTCGCAAGTTTCCAAAGAAATCTTTTCAGTGTCATTTTGATGAAAAAAGAACGATTCATCTAAATGCAGAATATGTAGATGCAACATTGTTAAGAAATAAGTTATCTTTAGATTTTTTCTCAAGTATAGGTGTACTATCTCCGTCGACTCATTATGTGAATCTTGTTATTAACGAGGCTTATCAAGGTATATACTTGCAAATTGAGTCCGTTGATAAGCATTTCTTGGAGTCTAGGGGAAGATCATATGGCCCCATTTGGTACGCTGAGGACGATGATGCAAACTTCTCATTGATGAGTCCCATTGATTATGATGTTAAGCAATCATTTGATGACGGTTATAGCAGAAAAGAAGGTCATGAAAAAGATGATATCTTTCTAAAAGAATTAATTTACAAAATTAATACGATGTCACGTTCTGAATTCGAGAAGAACATAGAGAGATATATCAACATTGATAAATATTTGCGATGGTTATCAGGGGTGGTGTGCACACAGAATTTTGATGGGTTTATCCACAACTATGCCTTGTACCGTGACACAGAGTCGGGATTATTTGAATTAATCCCTTGGGATTTTGATGCAACCTGGGGGAGGGATATTAATGGTGAAGAATTGGATTATGACTATATTCCTATCAAAGGCTATAATACATTAACGGCACGAGTTTTGGATGTGCCAGCGTTTCGAAAACATTATGGTCGACTCCTTAAGAATATCCTTAACGACCAATTTACTACAGAGTTTTTAAATCCTCAAATTAAAGGCATCCACGGAATGCTTCGTCCTTATGTGCTACAAGATCCGTATATAAAGACATTTATCAACGCCTATGATGAAGAGCCACAATTTATCATGAATTTTATCAAAAGTAGAAATAAGTATTTAAGGAGTCAATTATCAAAGCTAACCTAA
- a CDS encoding ester cyclase, which translates to MQTMKPGKHIAQRWFDDIFTRGSHDAVDDMLTVNCTFHGQGHQKELLGRDEFKNWLDWYRQTFQDHSWEIQDVIQESNIIVVRYQAKAAYWGGLLNIKGKGQTIKETGMIMLHINNRKKIKEIWCEMSDLQVLQQLGHLPE; encoded by the coding sequence ATGCAAACGATGAAACCGGGTAAACACATTGCCCAACGCTGGTTTGACGATATTTTTACAAGGGGCTCTCACGACGCTGTTGACGATATGCTCACTGTTAACTGCACGTTTCATGGCCAGGGTCACCAAAAAGAATTGCTAGGCCGTGATGAGTTTAAAAACTGGCTTGATTGGTATCGACAAACGTTTCAAGATCATTCCTGGGAGATCCAAGATGTGATTCAGGAAAGTAATATTATTGTCGTTAGATATCAAGCGAAGGCTGCTTATTGGGGAGGACTATTAAATATAAAAGGAAAAGGTCAAACAATTAAGGAAACCGGCATGATTATGCTTCATATTAATAACAGGAAAAAGATTAAAGAGATCTGGTGTGAAATGAGCGATCTACAAGTCCTGCAACAACTGGGGCACTTACCTGAATAA
- a CDS encoding toxin-antitoxin system HicB family antitoxin, translating to MAKKKNFPLRIDPQLYDILQSWAKDEFRSVNSHVEFLLREAAKKAGRLPSHDDKKDN from the coding sequence ATGGCAAAAAAGAAGAACTTTCCGTTACGCATAGACCCACAACTATATGATATTCTTCAATCATGGGCAAAAGACGAATTCCGCAGTGTCAACAGTCACGTTGAATTTTTACTCCGTGAAGCTGCCAAAAAAGCGGGACGTTTGCCCAGCCATGATGACAAAAAGGATAATTAA
- a CDS encoding undecaprenyldiphospho-muramoylpentapeptide beta-N-acetylglucosaminyltransferase, whose translation MKKTKKRTIMLTGGGSAGHVSVNLALIPRLQEEGWETRYIGSKTGIEKDLISQLDIPYDTVSTGKLRRYFDWQNFKDPFKVMGGVIQAMRLIRREQPEIIFSKGGFVSVPVVIGAWLNRVPVMIHESDLTPGLANKLAMPFATKICTTFPETKEYIKSEKTEYVGAVVRETLKAGDPAKGRKLCGFTKQKPVLLIMGGSLGAKQINETIRHNLDHLLNHYQIVHLCGKGQVDETINKPGYIQFEYLNEALPDVLTMTDLVVSRAGSNSIFEFLALKIPMLLIPLSRQASRGDQILNARSFERLGYAKVMEEEAITDDTFVKAVDQLYTARQQYISNMTHDNAEEPASRIVRLIHELANAG comes from the coding sequence ATGAAGAAGACAAAGAAGCGAACAATTATGTTGACAGGCGGTGGATCTGCAGGTCACGTCAGTGTTAATCTCGCCTTAATTCCCCGTTTACAAGAAGAAGGTTGGGAAACGCGATATATTGGTTCCAAGACCGGCATTGAAAAAGATCTTATATCTCAACTGGATATCCCTTATGATACTGTTTCGACGGGTAAGCTCAGGCGTTATTTTGATTGGCAGAACTTCAAAGATCCATTTAAAGTCATGGGTGGTGTCATTCAAGCGATGCGGCTCATTCGTCGTGAACAGCCCGAGATCATTTTCTCAAAAGGTGGCTTTGTCTCCGTTCCTGTCGTCATTGGTGCTTGGTTGAACCGGGTTCCGGTGATGATTCATGAATCGGATCTGACACCCGGGTTAGCTAACAAACTAGCCATGCCGTTTGCGACCAAAATTTGCACTACATTTCCAGAGACTAAAGAATATATTAAATCGGAGAAAACGGAATATGTTGGAGCTGTTGTTCGTGAAACGTTAAAAGCAGGTGATCCAGCCAAAGGTCGTAAGCTGTGCGGTTTCACCAAACAAAAACCTGTTCTGCTTATCATGGGTGGCAGTCTTGGGGCTAAGCAGATCAATGAGACCATCCGCCATAATTTAGATCATCTTTTGAATCATTATCAAATTGTCCACCTTTGTGGCAAAGGTCAAGTCGATGAGACGATTAATAAACCGGGTTACATACAATTTGAGTATTTAAATGAGGCCTTGCCTGATGTTTTGACCATGACCGATCTGGTGGTATCAAGAGCGGGTTCTAATTCGATTTTTGAATTTCTAGCATTAAAAATCCCTATGTTACTCATTCCGCTGTCACGTCAGGCTAGTCGTGGTGACCAAATTTTGAATGCTCGATCGTTTGAAAGATTAGGCTATGCAAAAGTGATGGAAGAAGAAGCGATAACCGACGATACATTTGTTAAGGCGGTGGATCAGCTTTATACAGCCCGCCAGCAATATATCAGTAATATGACCCATGATAATGCTGAAGAACCGGCAAGCCGGATTGTACGCTTGATTCATGAGTTAGCTAACGCCGGATGA
- a CDS encoding DUF2642 domain-containing protein, with translation MNSYKVYRGELVELSLSGHIHFSGMLIDTGPDIMVIYNGHDFIYIPIIHIQYVNFEYENKNNNDIAKPDDIPIGDRQASISFRKILNNAKGIFTEIYVTGQQSIHGYITNIMNDYFVFYSPVYKTMFIPLHHLKFLKPYNSHERPYALDNEELPLTPSTVSLSRTFEEQCKKYIGKITIFDMGHDPTKIGKLTKIENSQIELVIARQQAISINSNHVKSLHFP, from the coding sequence TTGAACAGTTATAAAGTCTATCGTGGCGAACTTGTTGAGTTATCTTTAAGCGGGCATATTCACTTTTCAGGTATGTTAATTGATACCGGACCGGATATTATGGTCATATACAATGGTCATGATTTTATTTATATCCCAATTATTCATATTCAATATGTCAATTTTGAATACGAGAATAAGAATAATAATGATATTGCTAAACCAGACGATATTCCAATTGGAGATAGGCAAGCATCAATCTCATTTCGTAAGATTTTAAATAATGCAAAGGGCATTTTCACAGAAATTTATGTAACTGGGCAACAGTCTATCCATGGTTACATCACCAATATTATGAATGATTATTTTGTTTTCTATTCACCTGTATACAAAACCATGTTTATCCCGTTACATCATCTAAAATTTCTTAAGCCGTATAATTCCCATGAACGTCCATATGCTTTAGACAATGAAGAACTCCCTTTAACACCTTCGACCGTTTCATTGTCAAGAACTTTTGAAGAACAATGCAAGAAGTATATAGGCAAAATCACGATCTTTGATATGGGACATGACCCAACAAAAATAGGAAAATTAACAAAAATAGAAAATAGCCAGATAGAGCTTGTCATAGCACGTCAGCAGGCAATCTCTATCAATTCAAATCATGTTAAATCTCTTCATTTTCCATAG
- the megL gene encoding methionine gamma-lyase, with protein MGQHRRFETQVIHHGYQQESDQGSLVPPLYQTSTFAFDSAEQGEQRFAGEAEGYVYSRLGNPTVKLLEKRMAILEQGEAALAFGSGMAAVSALLFHLTKSHDHILCSEGVYGCTFGLLQLIEKKHHISHDLIAMTDEDGLRAAIQENTAVIYVETPINPTMTVIDLEMVTNVARDYGIPVVVDNTFCSPYLQKPLTLGCDYVIHSATKYIGGHGDVVAGIVAGPEESLNDMAMTTQKDIGGVLSPFDAWLLIRGLKTLPIRLDRHCDNARQLATKLKAHPMVDHIYYPGDPSFSQYTVAEKQMHAPGGMITFTINGTKEDAQSFLNTLNLIKIAVSLGDAETLIQHPATMTHAVVPKADRAKMGISDSLLRLSVGLEAWEDIWEDLEQALNVIQDQTTQSGQVNG; from the coding sequence ATGGGCCAACATCGACGTTTCGAAACCCAAGTGATTCATCATGGGTATCAACAAGAGAGCGACCAAGGCAGCTTAGTACCACCATTATATCAAACATCGACTTTTGCTTTTGACAGTGCCGAACAAGGTGAACAGCGATTCGCTGGTGAAGCGGAGGGCTATGTTTATTCACGTCTAGGTAATCCTACAGTAAAATTGTTGGAAAAGCGTATGGCAATATTGGAACAAGGTGAAGCAGCACTAGCTTTCGGTTCAGGCATGGCCGCTGTTTCAGCCTTACTTTTTCATCTTACAAAATCTCATGATCACATCCTTTGTTCTGAAGGGGTGTATGGCTGTACATTTGGATTATTACAGTTAATAGAGAAAAAGCATCACATCAGCCATGATTTGATTGCTATGACGGATGAGGATGGGCTTCGAGCGGCGATTCAAGAAAACACTGCGGTTATTTATGTAGAAACGCCGATCAATCCAACGATGACGGTTATTGACTTAGAAATGGTTACCAATGTCGCCAGAGACTACGGGATTCCCGTCGTTGTCGACAATACATTTTGTTCACCTTATTTGCAAAAGCCTTTAACTTTAGGATGTGACTATGTGATTCATAGCGCCACCAAATATATTGGCGGGCACGGAGATGTCGTAGCTGGTATCGTTGCCGGTCCCGAAGAATCATTAAATGACATGGCGATGACAACGCAAAAAGATATCGGAGGTGTGCTTTCCCCTTTTGATGCGTGGCTGTTAATCCGCGGGTTAAAGACACTCCCGATTCGACTGGACCGTCATTGTGATAATGCTAGGCAATTAGCCACCAAACTGAAAGCTCATCCCATGGTGGACCATATTTATTATCCAGGTGATCCGTCTTTTTCACAATATACTGTTGCGGAAAAACAGATGCATGCGCCGGGCGGGATGATTACTTTTACTATTAATGGAACAAAAGAAGATGCTCAGTCATTCCTTAATACATTAAACCTAATAAAAATCGCTGTCAGTCTTGGGGATGCGGAAACCCTTATCCAACATCCGGCAACCATGACCCACGCCGTTGTTCCGAAAGCCGATCGCGCAAAAATGGGCATCAGTGATTCACTTCTCCGTCTATCCGTCGGTCTTGAAGCCTGGGAGGATATCTGGGAAGACCTTGAGCAAGCCCTGAATGTTATTCAAGATCAGACAACACAAAGTGGGCAAGTCAACGGATAG
- a CDS encoding alpha/beta fold hydrolase produces the protein MTQAGKTMEVNGVIIYYEVHGCPTEEAKPVLIFVHGYLSSLFSFRFLYPHLAHSYTIYALDLPGFGDSEKSKTFHYSLENYGRLILSFMDQLTISRAVLIGHSMGGQICLNTARQSPGRIQKVIGLSVAGYMGRVNKKLKLATYLPFSSYLLRYYMNKNDVTQQFSLVVYNRSAITQDMMEAYLKPLKRIDFYHSLKRLARHREGDMNAKQLSDIKQPVLLLWGKEDKVVPLKTGERFLQDLPNAQLQAFDETGHLLPEERPQQVSAAINRFLS, from the coding sequence TTGACTCAAGCAGGTAAGACCATGGAGGTTAACGGTGTCATCATTTATTACGAGGTACATGGTTGTCCCACTGAAGAAGCAAAACCGGTTCTTATCTTCGTGCACGGTTATTTATCATCTTTGTTCAGTTTCCGGTTTCTATATCCTCACCTAGCGCATTCATATACCATTTATGCGTTGGATTTACCTGGATTTGGCGATAGCGAAAAGTCGAAAACATTCCATTACTCTTTAGAAAATTACGGTCGGCTCATTTTGTCATTTATGGATCAATTGACGATTTCTAGAGCAGTGCTTATTGGCCATTCAATGGGGGGACAAATTTGCCTCAATACGGCTAGACAAAGTCCCGGTCGTATTCAAAAAGTGATCGGTTTGTCGGTTGCCGGCTATATGGGGCGTGTCAATAAAAAATTGAAGTTGGCCACTTACTTACCGTTCAGCAGTTATCTTCTGCGTTATTATATGAATAAAAATGATGTAACCCAGCAATTTTCATTAGTCGTTTATAATCGTTCAGCCATCACTCAAGATATGATGGAGGCTTATTTAAAACCGTTGAAGCGGATTGACTTTTACCATTCATTAAAACGATTAGCACGGCATCGAGAAGGAGATATGAACGCAAAACAGCTCTCTGATATCAAGCAGCCTGTTCTGCTTTTGTGGGGGAAAGAAGATAAAGTGGTCCCCCTTAAAACAGGCGAAAGATTCTTGCAGGATCTTCCCAACGCCCAATTACAGGCGTTTGATGAGACAGGCCATCTTCTGCCTGAGGAGCGTCCCCAACAAGTTAGTGCCGCTATTAATCGTTTCTTATCTTGA
- a CDS encoding alpha/beta-type small acid-soluble spore protein translates to MSLSSNRSIMPNQQSDNNKYEIAEENNIPLKEGYNGDITAEQAGKIGGEIGGNKVKDLIRQAEQNLKK, encoded by the coding sequence ATTTCTTTGTCAAGCAATCGTTCGATCATGCCGAATCAGCAATCTGACAATAATAAATATGAGATTGCCGAGGAAAACAATATTCCGTTGAAGGAAGGTTACAACGGTGATATTACAGCTGAACAGGCAGGTAAAATTGGCGGCGAAATCGGCGGTAACAAAGTCAAAGATCTCATTCGCCAAGCTGAACAGAATTTAAAAAAGTAA